The genome window TACTCTTTCTAACACAGACTTTGTGTATTCAAACATTATTTTAGACATAATAAATTAAGATTTTGGGGTTATATCTTGATTTTAACGTGATGTAAAAATACATTTTTTTTTAAATACAAATACTTATTTTAACACAGAAATAATAAAATTACATCGATTTCGCGACAGAACCCAGCAATCATAAGACCTACAGAAAAAATCATTTTCTAGCTCTGAACATTTCTCTTTTCCCTGGAGGGCCGGCAAGCTTTTCGACAGTAAACCCAGCTTCAATCATATTTCTTTTAATAACGCCTCTTGCGGCGTAAGTTACTAGTACAGAATCTTTTTTTAATGCCTTAAACATTCTATTAAATACATCAGCACTCCACAATTCGGGCTGCACACGATAACCGAAAGCATCAAAATAAATCAAATCAAATTTTTCAACATCATTAATGTCTTCAAAAAACTGCTTTCTTTTGGTTAAAGAAAATTTTTCAGACAAATCATTTTTTTCTTCCCAGTTTACTGCATGCATTTTATCAAAAATCTCTTTATTATCCAAAGCTTTCAATTCCTTTGGATAATTCATAGATTTTAACTCATCATCAGAAATAGGATATGCCTCTGCTCCTGTATAATCAATTGTCTGCCCTAATTTTTGAGCTTCCAAAAAAGTAATGAAGGCATTCAGTCCGGTTCCAAAACCAATTTCCAAAATGGTGACTTTCTGATCTGGAAACAAAGCCAGTCCATTTTTGATAAATACATGTTTAGCTTCCTGTATTGCTCCATGCTTAGAATGATAACATTCATCCCAATCTTTTATATGAATTGTTGTAGAACCATCGGAGGTACGGATAATTTCTCTTTCCAAAGTATTGTTTTTGAGTTAGCATAGCATTTCAGACCGCTATATTGCTTTCAAAATTAAATAAAAGAATTTCTTATCGTTATCTAAAAACGGTATTTTTTATATATTCAGCAGAATTTAACACCTTTTTTTAAATAAAATTATACAATAAATAAATCACAGTTAAAGACCATAATTAATGCTTTTTTGACAACTATTTATCTGATTTTTATTTAATTTTGCAATCACCAATAAAAGGATGCAGAAAACTTTCTCTACTGCAGACCATTTATTAGCTAAACAATCCTTTTTTTAATATATAAGCAATAATTATGAGTACCACTCAAACTAACAAAATTGAAACAATAAAAGCTGCTACTACAAAAATAAATGATGTTGATTTTGATCATTTAAGCTTTGGAGCTGTATTTACAGATCATTTATTAGAATGCGATTACATTAATGGAGAATGGCAGCAGCCTGTCATTAAGCCTTATGCACCGCTTTTACTTGATCCGTCTGCAAAAGTGTTTCATTATGGCCAAGCCATTTTTGAAGGTATGAAAGCTTACAAAGATGACAACAATGATATCTGGCTTTTTAGACCAGATGAAAATTACAAACGTTTTAATTCTTCTGCAGTACGTATGGCTATGCCGGAAGTACCTGAATTTGTCTTCATTGAAGGTTTAAAACAATTATTAAAATTAGATGAAGCTTGGGTAAAAAACGGAAACGGAAGCACTATGTACATCAGACCATTTATGATTGCTACTGGAGCCGGAGTTGTCGCTAACCCGTCTGAAGATTATAAATTCATGATATTATTATCTCCTGCAAAAGCATATTATTCCGGAGAAGTAAAAGTATTAATCGCTGAGCATTTCAGCAGGGCTGCAAACGGAGGTATTGGTGCTGCAAAAGCTGCCGGTAATTATGCCGGTCAATTCTACCCAACTAGTTTAGCAAACAAAGAAGGATTCCAGCAGGTAATATGGACTGACGACGCGACTCATACTAAACTAGAAGAAGCAGGCACAATGAATGTGTTCTTTAGAATAAATGACACTTTACTGACTGCTCCTGTAAGTGAAAGAATCTTGGATGGTATCACTAGAAAAAGTCTTATTGATATGGCCAAAAAAGAAGGAATTAATGTAGAGGTTCGTCCTGTATTAGTTTCTGAACTGGTTGAAGCTTCTCAAAAAGGAACTTTAAAAGAAATTTTTGGAGCTGGTACTGCTGCAGTAGTAAACCCAATTGCAGGCTATTCATATAAAGAAGTTTATTATGAACTGCCTAAAATCGAAAACTCTTTTGCTGGTCTATTAAAAGAAAAATTAACAAGCCTTCAAAACAAATTAACTGAAGATACTTTTGGCTGGACTGTTAAAGTATAGAAAAGCTACTGAGTAACTAGTTGCTAAGTTTAAAGTTTTTTTTAGTTTAAGGTTTAAAGTTGCACTAAACAGCAACTTTAAACCTTATTTTTTTTAAAATTTTAAAACTTAGATCCTAAGAAACTTAGAAGCTCAGAAACTTTATAAAAGTAATTTAGAAAAATCTGGTTTAAAATAATTAGGGCCTTTCATTACTTTTCCGTCTTCACGGTAAATAGGATTTCCATCTTCACCTAATTTACTCATATTAGAACGCTGAATTTCATCAAATACTTCTTCAATTTTATGTTGCAGCCCGTGTTCGATAATAGTTCCGCAAAGGATATACATCATGTCCCCGAGAGCATCGGCAATTTCTACCAAGTCATTATTTTGAACTGCCTCCAGATATTCTTCGTTTTCCTCTTTCATTAAATTATAGCGGAGTATATTTTTAACCTCGCCCAGACTGGCAATCGGCGTTTCGCTGTGTCCAATTCTAAATGCTGTGTGAAATTCCTTTACAGCGTTGATTTGTTTTTGCATCCTTTGACTTGTTATTGATTTGAAATGGAAAATTAACAACTATTTCTAAACTATTGACTAAATTTGCAGAAAATTTTCAACATGTTCAGTAAAGGTCAATTACTATTTGCACTCTGTTTTTTTATCGCATTTGTTATAACAATGGTATTTGCTTATCGAAAAGACGCCAGCTTACATAAAGTTTTTTACAAAGGAAATTATAAAATCCTAATTGGTTTCCTGGCATTTATCGGACTCCTATTTGTTATCAAAATTTACTTTAAGCATTAAAAAAAGATTCTAAGTTTGCTAAGACACTAAGCTTCTAAGTTTTTTCAAACATTGAAGACTTAAAGCAGCAGCAAACTCAGAATCTTAGAAACTTAAATACTAGTTTTCTAACGGCAGAAAACCATATTTTTTAGAATACTGCAGCATTTGTTCTGCAAATGTTTTTGGCTGTTCTATTCCTATCGAGATGATTTGTCCTTTAGCATTTAATTTTGGAACCAAAACAGGATTCACAAAACCGCTGTAAGGAGCATCCGGGAACTGTTTATTGCGTTCTAAAATTTCGGCATGCAGTTTTTGATCCACTTTTACTCCGTATGTTTCTACCAATGCTTTTCCAGCTTCAAAATCACCTTCAGATTTAATTCGCTGTACTTCTTTCAACAACTGCCCAAATAAATCGTGTAATTTTTCGTAATCGGTAATATTGAAATAGGTTTTACCATCTCGGGTAATTTTTTCGATAACATTATCATTTTTGCCTTTTTCAAAAACCCAGGCACTTACCCACTGACGGTTCCTCATGTGAGCTTCCTCAATATTAGCACCTAATTCCAAACGAACTAACTGTGTCATTAATCCATTACGGATATAGCTGTCATAACACTGCATACCTAATTCTTTCCAATTGTCTGTCAATCCAATTTCCTGAATTTTTGGACTGTATAAATAATATAATCCCACTAAATCAGCCCTTCCTTCTTCTAGTGTCGAAGAATAATTTTTTAAGGTTTCTTTTGGAGTTCCAACACCCGGATTGATTTGTCCTGATGCATGACCTACTACTTCATGCAGAGAAGTATGCAGTTTACTTCCCAATTCACCATATTTTTCAGCCAGTCTAATTTCTTCAGCATCATTAGCAAACTCTTGCAATCTTCCCTTTCCTCCTGCTTTAGAATAAGCGTCAATAATATTTCCAAGTGAAACCGATTTAGAACCATGTTCTGCACGAATCCAATCTGCATTTGGTAAATTCACCCCAATTGGAGTGCTTGGTGATGAATCTCCTGATTCTCCAGCAACAATAACCGTTTTATACGAAACACCTACTACCTTTTTCTTTTTATGTTCTGGTGCCAATGGAGAATTATCCTCAAACCACTGGGCATTGCTTGACACTACTTCCATTTTTTTGGACATGTCAAAATCCTTAATCTGAACTATGCCCTCATAAGAACCTCTGTACCCTAAAGGATCATTATACACTTCTATAAAACTGTTGATGTAATCAATATTACCTTCTGTAGCACTTAACCAAGCAATATTGTAATCATCCCAAGTTTTGAGATCTCCAGTTTTATAATATTTAATCAAAAGACCAATGGCATCGCCCTGTTTTTTATTCTCGGCTGCTTTTTGTGCTTTTTCAAGCCAATAAATAATTTTATCAATCGCTGCTCCATACATACCGCCGCTTTTCCAGACTTTTTCTTCCAATTGACCATTATAATTGCGGACCAATTTAGAATTCAAACCAAAAGAATACGGCTTTTTAGGATCTGGACTCTTTTTATTAGCATAAAATGCTTCAACTTCTTTCTGAGTAATTCCTTTATCATAGAAATTAATTGCAGAACCTTCAAGCAATCCTTTTGAAGCATCAAGATTTACTTTTTTGGAATCAGCATCATTGAATAAAATGGCAGTGATTTCAGGAGATAATTCCGTTTTTGTAGCTGCTAACAAAGTATTAAAATAATTTATAGAAAAATCCGGTTTAATTTTATCATTGGAATAATGATGATGAATCCCGTTAGAGAACCAGACTCTTTTCAGATAAATTTCAAAATTCTTCCAATCAGCAGTACTTTTGTCTCCTTTGTAATTTTGGTAAATATTTTCTAATGCTTTTCGTATTTTCAAATTGTATTTATAATGCTGATCCCACATTATATCCCGTCCTGAATTTCCTGCCTGCGTTAGATAATAAACTAACTCCTGTTCTTTCAAGCTAAGGTTTTCCCAACCAGGAATTTGATATCTCAAAACTTTTATATCAGAGAACTGTTCTACGAAAAAGTCGAAAGGCACATTTTCATCTGATTTTGCTGGTGCTTTTTTATCATTTTGCGCAGTGCCGATAACTGAAACCGTAAAAGCCATGAAAAGACCTATAGTTTTAACTAATTTCATTTTTATTTTTTTTAGATGTTAAACAAATAAATACATAACAAATATACATATTCTTTAAACAAACAATAAAAACAAAGCACTTAATAATTATTAATTTACACATTTCTCAACTTCTAACGATCCGAATATTTCTCCACGCATACTATCACAAAACTATTTGACGTTTTAAATAATTATAATGGTATTTTCTACACAATAAACGATAATGACCTCTTAATCACGTTAACATTTTATGAATTGATGTTGTAGTATAATTAATTTAATTTCTAACTTTACAGCAGCAAAAACACTAAACCTATTATGAGAATTATCAAATATCTTTTTCTTTTATTTCTATTAAGCCTTGTTGCGCTTACAATATATATTGCAACGCAAAAAGGAAATTTTACAGTAGAAAGCAGTAAAGTAATCAATTCTCCAAAGGCCAGCGTTTTTAACTATGTTAATGATTATAAAAACTGGCCTAAATTTAGTTCTTGGATTTCCGAAGATCCATCAATCAAACCGTCTTTTTCTCCAACCACAATTGGCAGAGGAAGTACATTTACTTGGGAAAGATCTAATAATACAGGTAACATCGAAACTTTATACACCAAAGGCAATGACAGCATTGTTCAGAAAATGGAGTTTGACGAAACTTCTTCAGATGTATATTGGAGTTTCAAAGACACTGTAGGCGGCACAAAAGTAACTTGGAAATCAGTAGGAAAAATGGATTTTATGCTGAAAGTGAGTTCCTTTTTTAACCTTGGCACAAAAAACACTTTATCCAAAGTCTATAATAAAAGTTTAGCAAATCTTGACAAAACCCTTGATTTTGAAAATTCTGCATTTAGCATAAAAATAAACGGAATTGTAAAAAAACTAGAAACATACTACTTAAGACAGTCATTCACCAGTAAAATTTCTGATATCACTAAAAACGCCAATGCTGTTTTTCCAAAAATCATTGCTTTCTGCACACAAAATAACATTGACCAAAACGGAAAACCTTTTATCATTTACAAAACTTACGATACTATCAAAGATTTGGCTAAAGTTTCATTTTGTATTCCGATTAAAGAACAAATTTTCACTAGTGACGGAAGTGATATACTTTCTGGGAAATTAGTTGCTTTTGAAGCATTAAAAACTAGTCTAACGGGAAATTACACTTATAAAAACAAAGCATTAGCCGAGACGACAGCATATACTACAGCAAAACAAATCCAAATTGGCAGTACTTTTTCACATTTAGAAATTTTCACTAAAGGCAAAAATGAAAACTTAAGCCCATCAAAATGGCTGACAGAAATTTATTTTCCAATAACGCCAAAAAATACAGCACCGCCTGTAGTATACAAAAAAGCAGTGAACGACAGTCTGGTTCCTCAGCATAAAACAAAAAAACAGGACAGCGAATTTGATTTTTAAAATAAATTTAAATTCAGATTAAACCTTTTCTGTTTATTCGCATCAAAGTTTAAAACAAAACAAATTGCAGGACGAAAAGGAATTTATTTTTAGTCTATTGAATCCGCAGACGCAGAATCTAGCGTTTCAAAAACTCATGCAGGATTATCAAAAACCATTGTATAATCATGTCCGAAACATTGTTTTAAATCATGATGATGCTGATGATGTTCTGCAGAACACTTTTGTAAAAGTATTTCAGAATTTAAAAAACTTTAAAGGCGAAAGCAAGCTTTTTACCTGGATGTACCGCATTGCTACCAATGAAGCTTTGACTTTTTTGAGTCAAAAAGCAAAAAAAAGCGGGATATCATCTGCTGAATTACAAAATAAAGCAATTGACAATTTGAAAGCTGATATTTATTTTGACGGAAATGAAATCCAGATAAAATTGCAGAAAGCAATTGCCGAATTACCGGAAAAACAGCAGTTAGTTTTTAAAATGAAATATTTTGAAGATTTAAAATATGAAGAAATATCAGAAATATTAGGAACATCGGTAGGCGCATTAAAAGCATCCTATCATCATGCCGTAAAAAAAATAGAAACTTTTGTAACAACCAATTAAACCTTTGTTAAAAAAACAAGTCCAATACCCATTATGAAATGACAAAAATAAATATTTGATAGCCCCAAAACACAAAAAATGTTATCACTTATCCATAAATTTCATTAAAAATATTACAACATGACACCATTTAAATTAGATAACTCAGCAAAAATAGAATCAGGTTTTAAAACCCCTGATAACTACTTTGAAAATTTCCAAGCAGTGTTAATTGAGAAATTAGCTAATGAACCAATTGCTCAGGAAACAAAAGTTATATCTATTTTTAGGAGAAGAAAAACAGTTCTTTTTGCGGTTGCAGCAGTTTTTGCAATTGCCTTAATGATTCCAATAGCATACCAATCGTACTCAAAAAGCAAAGATCTTGACGCTGCAACTATTGAAAACTATTTAACTGAAGAAGGACATATAAATCAGGACGAAATAATAAGCGAAATTGAACCTGAAAGCAATATTATCCTTGATACAAAAGAAATCGAAACTCAAACATTAGAAGATATGCTGGCATCAAACCCTAACATTGAAAATCTTGTAATTGAAAATTAAACTTAATACTCTTCAAAATAAATACACTCAAAACACAGAAACCATGGACTTAAAAAAAATACTCCCTATACTTTTTCTGTTTTTATCTTTTAATTTTTATGCTCAAAATGAAAATTTTAAAGATAAAAAAGAGCAGATCAGAGCAATGAAAGTCGCATTTTTTACTACCGAACTTGATCTTACATCAAGCGAAGCTGAAAAATTCTGGCCAATTTACAACACTTTTGATGACAGACAATTTGAATTAAGACATCAAAAAATGAAAAATTATTTCAAAAGAATGCAGGGCGACAATCTTGATAAATTATCAGAGAAAGAAGCCAGTGCCATTTTAGATCAGATTCAGGACAATGAAGAAGATTTATACAACTTACGAAAAAAATTCATGACAAATTTAAAAGACGTACTACCTTCGATTAAAATATTAAAATTGAAAAAAGCAGAAGAAGATTTCAACAGAAAACTGTTGCAGCAATATAAAGACAAAGGTTCCAATAAATAAATTAGTTGTTAATTCAGAAATTCCCGTTTTATAATAGATTTATAAAACGGGAATTTTTATTTAAAACGAATACGGATCATTTTATTCTGGCCGGCAGCGATTGCCGTACTTTCATTAATAAACCTGATTGTATACAAACTTGGATCTTTACTAAATTGAATCCAGCTGGCTCCGCCGTCTGATGAATAATAAAGTCCGGATGCTCCGACAGTTACTATTCCCTTTCCACTGCTTTTAGGAACATACTGTACGCAGTAAGCATATCCAAAACCCTCATTATCAGAGA of Flavobacterium marginilacus contains these proteins:
- a CDS encoding branched-chain amino acid aminotransferase produces the protein MSTTQTNKIETIKAATTKINDVDFDHLSFGAVFTDHLLECDYINGEWQQPVIKPYAPLLLDPSAKVFHYGQAIFEGMKAYKDDNNDIWLFRPDENYKRFNSSAVRMAMPEVPEFVFIEGLKQLLKLDEAWVKNGNGSTMYIRPFMIATGAGVVANPSEDYKFMILLSPAKAYYSGEVKVLIAEHFSRAANGGIGAAKAAGNYAGQFYPTSLANKEGFQQVIWTDDATHTKLEEAGTMNVFFRINDTLLTAPVSERILDGITRKSLIDMAKKEGINVEVRPVLVSELVEASQKGTLKEIFGAGTAAVVNPIAGYSYKEVYYELPKIENSFAGLLKEKLTSLQNKLTEDTFGWTVKV
- a CDS encoding nucleoside triphosphate pyrophosphohydrolase family protein; the protein is MQKQINAVKEFHTAFRIGHSETPIASLGEVKNILRYNLMKEENEEYLEAVQNNDLVEIADALGDMMYILCGTIIEHGLQHKIEEVFDEIQRSNMSKLGEDGNPIYREDGKVMKGPNYFKPDFSKLLL
- a CDS encoding SRPBCC family protein, which codes for MRIIKYLFLLFLLSLVALTIYIATQKGNFTVESSKVINSPKASVFNYVNDYKNWPKFSSWISEDPSIKPSFSPTTIGRGSTFTWERSNNTGNIETLYTKGNDSIVQKMEFDETSSDVYWSFKDTVGGTKVTWKSVGKMDFMLKVSSFFNLGTKNTLSKVYNKSLANLDKTLDFENSAFSIKINGIVKKLETYYLRQSFTSKISDITKNANAVFPKIIAFCTQNNIDQNGKPFIIYKTYDTIKDLAKVSFCIPIKEQIFTSDGSDILSGKLVAFEALKTSLTGNYTYKNKALAETTAYTTAKQIQIGSTFSHLEIFTKGKNENLSPSKWLTEIYFPITPKNTAPPVVYKKAVNDSLVPQHKTKKQDSEFDF
- a CDS encoding RNA polymerase sigma factor, with product MQDEKEFIFSLLNPQTQNLAFQKLMQDYQKPLYNHVRNIVLNHDDADDVLQNTFVKVFQNLKNFKGESKLFTWMYRIATNEALTFLSQKAKKSGISSAELQNKAIDNLKADIYFDGNEIQIKLQKAIAELPEKQQLVFKMKYFEDLKYEEISEILGTSVGALKASYHHAVKKIETFVTTN
- a CDS encoding dipeptidyl-peptidase 3 family protein; its protein translation is MKLVKTIGLFMAFTVSVIGTAQNDKKAPAKSDENVPFDFFVEQFSDIKVLRYQIPGWENLSLKEQELVYYLTQAGNSGRDIMWDQHYKYNLKIRKALENIYQNYKGDKSTADWKNFEIYLKRVWFSNGIHHHYSNDKIKPDFSINYFNTLLAATKTELSPEITAILFNDADSKKVNLDASKGLLEGSAINFYDKGITQKEVEAFYANKKSPDPKKPYSFGLNSKLVRNYNGQLEEKVWKSGGMYGAAIDKIIYWLEKAQKAAENKKQGDAIGLLIKYYKTGDLKTWDDYNIAWLSATEGNIDYINSFIEVYNDPLGYRGSYEGIVQIKDFDMSKKMEVVSSNAQWFEDNSPLAPEHKKKKVVGVSYKTVIVAGESGDSSPSTPIGVNLPNADWIRAEHGSKSVSLGNIIDAYSKAGGKGRLQEFANDAEEIRLAEKYGELGSKLHTSLHEVVGHASGQINPGVGTPKETLKNYSSTLEEGRADLVGLYYLYSPKIQEIGLTDNWKELGMQCYDSYIRNGLMTQLVRLELGANIEEAHMRNRQWVSAWVFEKGKNDNVIEKITRDGKTYFNITDYEKLHDLFGQLLKEVQRIKSEGDFEAGKALVETYGVKVDQKLHAEILERNKQFPDAPYSGFVNPVLVPKLNAKGQIISIGIEQPKTFAEQMLQYSKKYGFLPLEN
- the mnmD gene encoding tRNA (5-methylaminomethyl-2-thiouridine)(34)-methyltransferase MnmD gives rise to the protein MEREIIRTSDGSTTIHIKDWDECYHSKHGAIQEAKHVFIKNGLALFPDQKVTILEIGFGTGLNAFITFLEAQKLGQTIDYTGAEAYPISDDELKSMNYPKELKALDNKEIFDKMHAVNWEEKNDLSEKFSLTKRKQFFEDINDVEKFDLIYFDAFGYRVQPELWSADVFNRMFKALKKDSVLVTYAARGVIKRNMIEAGFTVEKLAGPPGKREMFRARK
- a CDS encoding sensor of ECF-type sigma factor → MDLKKILPILFLFLSFNFYAQNENFKDKKEQIRAMKVAFFTTELDLTSSEAEKFWPIYNTFDDRQFELRHQKMKNYFKRMQGDNLDKLSEKEASAILDQIQDNEEDLYNLRKKFMTNLKDVLPSIKILKLKKAEEDFNRKLLQQYKDKGSNK